tgtatgtgtgtgtgtgtgtgtgtgtgtgtgtgtgtgtgtgtgtgtgtgtatgtgtgtgtgtgtgtgtgtgtgtgtgtgtgtgtgtgtgtttaaaatgtatCGTTGCAGTGCAAACTTGTCCTGCTTGTAGCATCGACCCAATGCGTCAAAATCAGCCAACAGAGCAGACGGCCGTGGACACAATGAGGCTGTGATCGGTGCATGGCGCTGGCTCCCGCCTCACCTGTATGAGGCGGCCCTGCTCCGTCTGCAGCGTGTTCAAGTCCTGGCCCAGGCTGCCCTGGCCCCGCCGGAGGGACTCATAGTCCATCTTGAGCTGGCCGGCGTGGGCCGACAGCTTGGCCACCTCCTCGGCCAGGCTGACCAGCAGGGCGCGGTCCTGCCCCTTCACCGACTTGAGGTCGGCGTCGTGGTCGGTCAGCGAGTGCAGTAGGGAGGTCTGCACGCCCTCCAGCCGCAGGAAGTTGCCGTTGTAGTCGGGACAGTTGGGGTCGATGAAGATGTTGATGCGCGAGCCGTCGCCCCTCTCCACGGTGACAAGGGCGTTGGCCTCGTCCTGGTTGGTGGAGATGTGCGGCGGGCCGTCGGAGATGGACGGGGCCTGGTAGTGGTTCATGAAGAGGATGGTGCCGGTGACGGTAACGGCCAGCAGGACGGCCACAAAGAGCAGGATGGTGCACAGGAGGTAGCTACAGCTCATTCTCtgggagggggaaggaagaggagacagAGCGGTTAACCAGTGAGGAAGAATCCATATAGAGGAAGACGAGGATGGCAAAAAGGTGAAGTTATCAAACGAAGGCGGGAAGGACGGAGAGCAGGGCATAAATACAGCATTCTCCATATTCCGAAGTCACATTCCACACTTATAACCTCTATTATTCATTGttgaaaaacacatttgatcCCAAAAATGTCATTTTAACGAACAGTACCATGTAATGATGTGTATGTGGAATGTCTGAATGATGAGTATGTGGTCTACACTTAAATACTTGGTTTTTGATGAAGACAAATCTGTGATCAACTGGCCTGCTGCACCTCTGGTAAAGCATACTGCAATAAGAAGTTATTCCATATTTTTTGCTTTTGAAGAACAAAAGGGCAAAATAAAGGCTCCAAAAAAGTATTTCAACACAGGCGATGCATCGACAGCCACAACCACAACAAGTGCGACAGTTTACAACCTATAAACACTGAGCACAGTTCTGCTAAATAAAAGCCTGCATTCTAattgttgttttgtgtcatTAACTCTGCGCTATAAAAGGAATGCCTCATGCCTTTATAATAGCATGCCATATTGTCACTCAGGACAGGAGAAGCGTCCGTTGATTGCGGAGCCCAGTATGGCAGACAAAGGCATGATTAACTACCCCCAACCACAACATGTTTGTCTCCACGTGAAAGCTATGGCTCTCTGCTTTTTAATATTTTTCCCTCACAACAGAAGATGTAAGCATGTGGAGAATTCATGATCCAACAGTTTATGCGCTCCGCCAGAAAGAATGAGACTCCTGTATCTCTTTCCTTTAGATTCCCGCCGTCGGATGTCACCACAGCTTTGTTTACACTGTTTTACCGGGTAATCATTCATCGTGTGCAAGTCTGTTTAAGAGGGAATCTTATTTATATGTAAAATGTCTCAGGTACTACGGGCCAAGTGAATCCCTCTAATTGAGGGCTAATGGTCTGGTTTATGGTTCAGCGTTTTACGGCTGCTTTACTTTCACCGTGAAGTGTGTTTTGGTGGTTCCAGGAAGCTAAACGTATCTCCTGGGTCTACCGAGAACCTTGAAATTGAGAGTAAATAGGGCTATGTCAGAGAGGTTGTGTGTTATtatgctccaaagaaagaaaaaactgcCTTGGCATTGATTAGATCCATATCTATTTACAAAAGTACTTCCTATTTCAAGGAAGCACCATTAGCATTAGAGAACAACACAAACCCACTAGATTGAATAAAATCGACATCTGCTTTATTTTGATGTGAGGCAGGCATTCAAATTAATCACTGGGTTGGCATCAGTGATgctaaaacacaaaacagatataataacaacaaatcatttatatattttttcggAAGTCTTTTCTATTGTATTTCCTTTTATAATCTGGACTTCTTTCACTGATAAATGTCTACTGGTTTGTCAGTTTGACAACCCTTTAATCAGCAGCATCAGCACAAACCAAAAGCAAAGCAATTTTTTAATCGCGAGAACTTGCAAGAAGTGCAATTTACTGTGTTTATGGATGTTGATGGTGGGGACCATTACATTGCTTGAGCATATTCTTAATAAGCCTCCTTTTCCATGGTAGATTTGATTTGTAAAAAATATACTGTTTATCTTTTACGATAGATATGCTACTATGATTCCAGATCATTTGTAATTAATCGACAATATTTGACAATACAATTTATGGGTGCCTGTATGTGAAAGTTAATATGATATGCTTACATCTTCATTTAAGACAAATAACCATCATCTGATGGAAAACATGACGATGGCCTAAAACTAAATTGCATGTTCCTGTTCAGCTTCAATCATTTCAATATAAATCTCTTAAGCAGCTCTCGGATGTAAGAACAGCACTCTGAAAAGCCCAGACACatgagcgtgcatgtgtgaagCTGGAGTGAGTCACAGCAGCCCGACGACAGTGGCGAGCCTCTGGCATAGGGCGAGATCCATTA
The nucleotide sequence above comes from Gadus chalcogrammus isolate NIFS_2021 chromosome 4, NIFS_Gcha_1.0, whole genome shotgun sequence. Encoded proteins:
- the LOC130380620 gene encoding fibrinogen C domain-containing protein 1-like; translation: MVNDTWGIMNSSSELEDGPRHKNQPLCECVPRAPQLKHRWSDSEPAREPAPKRMSCSYLLCTILLFVAVLLAVTVTGTILFMNHYQAPSISDGPPHISTNQDEANALVTVERGDGSRINIFIDPNCPDYNGNFLRLEGVQTSLLHSLTDHDADLKSVKGQDRALLVSLAEEVAKLSAHAGQLKMDYESLRRGQGSLGQDLNTLQTEQGRLIQLLSDSQINMVKVVNSVSDALNAMQKENVGLKARVKADLQRAPVRGVRLKGCSNGSRPRDCGDLYASGQREDGIYSVFPVHHPAGFQVYCDMTTDGGGWTV